A region of Flavobacterium indicum GPTSA100-9 = DSM 17447 DNA encodes the following proteins:
- a CDS encoding ribonuclease HII: MLKKSYSNLIYECGTDEAGRGCLAGPVTAAAVVLPADFELDLLNDSKKLSEKIRLQLRPIIEEQAISFGFTHIHNEEIDEINILNASMKGMHESILQLTLVPDYIIVDGNRPLNAKLGLKNNVGKVFSPTEIELLKSIPNKSIIKGDAKFLSIAAASVLAKTYRDDFMNKIHEEYPMYNWKKNKGYPTKDHREAIIKYGITKYHRKSFRLIPEQLSLDFI; this comes from the coding sequence ATGTTAAAAAAAAGTTACAGCAATTTAATTTATGAATGCGGAACTGATGAAGCTGGACGTGGTTGCCTAGCAGGTCCTGTAACAGCTGCTGCCGTCGTTTTACCTGCCGATTTTGAATTAGATTTACTCAATGATTCTAAAAAACTTTCAGAAAAAATTCGATTACAACTTAGACCTATTATTGAAGAACAAGCCATTTCATTTGGTTTCACTCATATTCACAACGAAGAAATTGATGAAATAAATATTTTAAATGCATCAATGAAAGGCATGCATGAAAGCATTTTACAATTAACCCTTGTTCCAGATTACATAATTGTGGACGGAAACAGGCCTTTGAACGCAAAACTAGGTTTAAAAAACAACGTTGGCAAAGTATTTTCACCAACCGAAATTGAACTATTAAAAAGTATCCCCAACAAAAGCATAATCAAAGGTGACGCTAAATTTTTAAGCATTGCAGCCGCCTCTGTTTTAGCAAAAACTTACAGAGACGACTTTATGAACAAGATTCATGAAGAATACCCAATGTATAATTGGAAGAAAAACAAAGGGTACCCAACAAAAGATCATCGTGAGGCAATAATTAAATACGGCATTACAAAATACCATAGAAAAAGTTTTAGACTAATACCTGAACAATTAAGTTTGGATTTTATATAA
- the lipB gene encoding lipoyl(octanoyl) transferase LipB — protein MNKKIKFQDLGTKDYKDTWDYQEGLFAEIVNQKIAKRDQPDIETNNYFLYVEHPHVYTLGKSGDFSNLLLSEKQLQEKGATFYKINRGGDITYHGPGQIVGYPILDLENFFTDIHKYLRYLEEAIILTLAEYGLKTERSPGETGVWFDVGTPFARKICAMGVRASRWVTMHGFALNVNADLGFFDNIIPCGIRGKGVTSMHVELGKQIDENEVKQKILKHFKELFEAEWE, from the coding sequence ATGAATAAAAAAATTAAATTTCAGGATTTAGGAACCAAAGATTATAAGGATACTTGGGATTATCAGGAGGGATTATTTGCAGAAATTGTGAATCAAAAGATAGCAAAACGCGATCAACCCGATATTGAAACAAATAATTATTTCTTGTATGTAGAACATCCGCATGTGTATACTTTAGGTAAAAGTGGCGATTTTTCCAATTTATTATTATCAGAAAAACAACTTCAAGAAAAAGGAGCTACGTTTTACAAAATAAATAGGGGAGGCGATATTACCTATCATGGACCAGGTCAAATTGTGGGCTATCCTATTTTAGATTTGGAAAACTTTTTTACGGATATTCATAAATATTTACGCTATTTAGAAGAAGCGATTATTTTGACATTAGCGGAATATGGTTTGAAAACCGAACGAAGTCCAGGGGAAACAGGTGTTTGGTTTGATGTGGGTACTCCATTTGCTCGAAAAATTTGTGCTATGGGTGTGCGTGCTTCACGTTGGGTTACCATGCACGGTTTTGCGCTTAATGTTAACGCCGACTTAGGTTTTTTTGATAATATTATTCCATGTGGTATTCGTGGAAAAGGAGTAACTTCCATGCATGTTGAATTGGGTAAACAAATTGATGAAAATGAAGTGAAACAAAAAATTTTAAAACATTTTAAAGAATTATTCGAAGCAGAATGGGAATAA
- the lysS gene encoding lysine--tRNA ligase: MQLSEQEIIRREKLTALRQLGINPYPANLYPVNHTSKQVKEQFEEGKKVIVAGRLMSVRDQGKASFAELQDSEGRIQLYFNRDVICEGEDKTLYNQVFKKLTDLGDFIGVEGELFTTQVGAKCIRVTHFTFLSKTLRPLPLPKTDEEGKVYDAFNDPELRYRMRYVDLVVNPQVKDVFIKRTKLFTAMRTFFNKAGYMEVETPVLQSIPGGAAARPFITHHNSLDIPLYMRIANELYLKRLIVGGFDGVYEFSKNFRNEGMDRTHNPEFTAMEIYVAYKDYNWMMEFTENLLEFCATQVNGTTEATFGEHKVNFKAPYARVTMTDAIKQFTGFDITGKSEDELREAAKAMGIEVNDTMGKGKLIDEIFGEKCEGNFIQPTFITDYPKEMSPLCKSHRDNPELTERFELMVCGKEIANAYSELNDPIDQRERFVAQMELAQKGDDEANGIIDEDFLRALEYGMPPTSGLGIGMDRLIMFLTNNPSIQEVLFFPQMRPEKKGPELTEDEKLIIGLLKTENNQPIASLKEKTGLSGKKWDAAMKGLAKHGLTKVVVDGDLKTVVLS, encoded by the coding sequence ATGCAATTGTCAGAACAAGAAATCATTAGAAGAGAAAAGCTTACTGCTTTACGCCAATTGGGAATTAATCCCTATCCTGCAAATTTGTATCCAGTTAATCACACTTCTAAACAGGTGAAGGAACAGTTTGAAGAAGGCAAGAAGGTTATTGTAGCTGGACGTTTAATGAGTGTTCGTGACCAAGGTAAAGCTTCTTTTGCTGAACTTCAAGACAGCGAAGGCAGAATTCAATTGTATTTTAATAGAGATGTCATTTGTGAAGGTGAAGACAAAACACTATACAACCAAGTATTTAAAAAATTAACCGATTTAGGGGATTTTATTGGCGTTGAAGGTGAATTATTTACTACACAAGTAGGAGCGAAATGTATACGTGTTACTCATTTTACATTTTTAAGTAAAACATTACGCCCCCTTCCTTTACCTAAAACCGATGAAGAAGGCAAAGTGTATGATGCATTTAACGACCCTGAATTGAGATACAGAATGCGTTATGTTGATTTAGTGGTAAATCCACAAGTTAAAGACGTTTTTATTAAAAGAACAAAACTGTTCACTGCTATGAGAACTTTCTTTAACAAGGCTGGCTATATGGAAGTAGAAACTCCGGTTTTACAGTCTATTCCTGGAGGCGCTGCTGCGAGACCATTTATTACGCATCATAACAGTTTAGACATTCCTCTTTACATGCGAATTGCAAACGAATTGTACTTAAAAAGACTGATTGTTGGTGGTTTTGACGGAGTTTATGAGTTTTCAAAAAATTTCCGAAATGAAGGAATGGACAGAACACACAATCCTGAATTTACAGCAATGGAAATATATGTTGCTTATAAAGATTATAATTGGATGATGGAATTCACAGAAAACTTATTAGAATTCTGTGCTACTCAGGTTAACGGAACAACTGAAGCGACTTTTGGCGAACATAAAGTAAATTTTAAAGCGCCTTATGCTCGTGTTACTATGACCGATGCCATTAAACAATTTACAGGATTTGATATCACTGGAAAATCGGAAGATGAATTGCGTGAAGCTGCAAAAGCAATGGGAATTGAAGTGAATGACACTATGGGTAAAGGTAAATTGATTGATGAAATTTTTGGCGAAAAATGTGAAGGTAACTTCATTCAGCCTACATTCATTACAGATTATCCTAAAGAAATGTCGCCTTTATGTAAATCTCATCGTGATAATCCTGAATTAACAGAGCGTTTTGAATTAATGGTTTGCGGAAAAGAAATTGCCAATGCTTATTCTGAATTAAACGACCCTATTGACCAAAGAGAACGTTTTGTTGCACAAATGGAGTTGGCCCAAAAAGGCGATGATGAAGCAAATGGTATCATCGATGAAGATTTCTTAAGAGCTTTAGAATATGGTATGCCTCCAACTTCTGGATTAGGAATTGGAATGGATCGATTAATTATGTTCCTAACCAATAATCCATCTATTCAAGAAGTTTTATTCTTCCCACAAATGCGTCCGGAGAAAAAAGGTCCTGAATTAACAGAAGATGAAAAATTAATTATAGGTCTGCTAAAAACGGAAAACAATCAACCTATTGCCAGCTTAAAAGAAAAAACAGGATTAAGCGGTAAAAAATGGGACGCAGCTATGAAAGGTTTAGCCAAACATGGCTTAACAAAAGTTGTGGTTGATGGAGATTTAAAAACTGTTGTTTTAAGTTAA